The Bradyrhizobium betae genomic interval GCGCAAGGGATCGTGCGCCCGGATACGCTGGTGTGGTCCGAGGGCATGGCCGGCTGGCAGAAGGCGGCCGAAATCCCCGGCCTGATCGGCGGCGGCGGTGCGCCCCCGATGGTCCCGGCTGGCGGTCCGCCGATGATGGGTGGCGGTGGCTACGCGGGCGGCGGCAGCGCAGGATCGCTGTCGGTCGATTTCGGCATTCTCGATTTCACCTGGCGAACGCTCGTGTTCGTCATCGGCTCGTGCTTCATCATCCCGGTGCCTTGGCTGTTCGTCTGGTACACGAAATGGATCGTGGCCTGCGTGAAGGTCCCCGGACGGCCGAACCTCTCCTTCACCGGCAATGCCATGGCGATCGTGCCCTGGTTCTTCGGCTTCATCGTTCTGGCGATTGTCGTCGGCTATACCGGCATCCAGATACTGAGCACGGCGCTCTACATCGTCCAGATCGTTCTCTACTGGATGCTGCTCAAATGGATGGTCGCGAATATCGCCTCCAACGGGCAGCCGCTCGGCCTCAGCTTTACCGGCTCGATCTTGGGCTACATCGGCTGGAACCTGCTGCTCGCGATCTCCTTCATCACCATCATCGGCTGGGCCTGGGTTGCCGCAGCCCAGCTCCGCTGGATGTATCGCAACATCCAGGGCACGCGTCGGGAGATCATTTTCAGGGGCAGCGGGCTCGGAATTCTCTGGCGCGGAATCGTGGCCGCGATCCTGTGCAGCCTCATCATCCCGATCCCGTGGGTCTATCGCTGGATCATGAACTGGTTCGCGTCGCAGACCGAGCTCACACCGCGCGGATTGCTCTGACGATCAGCTCCTCCGCTCGCGCACGGACCCTTCCTGCGCGACGGAGGCGACCAGCGTGCCGTCGGGCTTGAAGATCGAGCCGCGGGTCAGGCCGCGGCCGCTTTGCGCACTCGGCGAATCCTGCGCGTAGAGCAGCCATTCGTCGGCGCGGAACGGGCGGTGAAACCACATCGCGTGGTCGAGGCTCGCCGGCATCATGCGCTTGTCGAACAGGGTGCGGCCGTAGCGCGCCATGATCGCGTCCAGCAGCGAAAAGTCCGAGGCATAGGCCAGCGCGCACATGTGCAGCGCCGGATCGTCCGGCAACTTCGCCGCGGTCCTGATCCAGACGTGAATGCGACCATCCTCGATCTTCTCGCCGAAATAGCGGCTGAGCTCGACCGGGCGCAACTCGATCGGACGATCCGACTCGTAGTAGCGGCGGATGAACTCCGGCATCTCCTTGAACATCGGCTGCTTCGCCACCTCCTCCGCCGTGAGCTTCTCCGGCGGCGGCACCTCGGGCATCTTGTCCTGATGGTCGAACGCGCTCTCCTCATCGGTGTGGAACGACACCATGATCGAGAAGATCGCGTTGCCATGCTGGATCGCGGTGACGCGGCGGGTCGAATAGCTCTTGCCGTCGCGCAGGCGCTCGACCTGGTAGATGATCGGGATCTGCGGATCGCCCGGCAGGATGAAATAGCAATGCAGCGAATGCGGCAGCCGGCCCTCGACGGTGCGGCAGGCCGCCACCATCGCCTGCCCGATCACCTGGCCGCCGAACACCCGCTGCCAGCTCGTCTTCGGGCTGTTGCCGCGGAACAGATTCACCTCGAGCTGTTCGAGGTCGAGGATCGAGATCAGGTCGATCAGGCTCTTGGACATGACACAGCTCCGGAATGTCTCTGGTCGTCATTCCGGGATGCGCCGGAACGGCGCAGGCCCGGAATCCATAACCCCGGCCTGTGGTTATGGATTCCGGGCTCGCGACCTGGTCGCGCCCCGGAATGACATGGTGGGCGAGTTCCGCCCTTGTTTCACCGCACTGTTTCGCCCACCTCAAGTCTGCTAGCAAGACCAAGAGTGAGCCAGGGATTGGGTATGTCGGTACAGGGTAGCATTGTCATTGGCGGCGGCGCGTTCGCGGGCCTGGCGCTGGCGCTCGCGTTGCGTCAGGGGCTCGGCCCCGAGATTCCCGTCATCGTCGCAGATCCGGCGCTCGGCACACGGCCGAGCCGCGACCAGCGCGCCACCGCGATCGTGGCCGCCTGCCGCCGCCTGTTCGAGGCGATCGGCGTCTGGGACGATGTCAGGGGCGAGGCGCAGCCGATCCTCGACATGGTCGTCACCGATTCCAAGCTGGAAGACGCCACCCGTCCGGTGTTCCTGAACTTCGCCGGCGACGTCGCGCCGGGCGAGTCCTTTGCGCATATGGTCGAGAATCGCCGCCTGATCGATGCGCTGGTGGCGCGCGCCGAGGCGGAAGGTATCGATCTCCGCGCCACCATTGTGTCGTCCTACGACGCGCGGAGCGACGGCATCGACGTGACGCTCGGCGACGGCAGCGTCATCGCGGCGAGCCTGCTGGTCGCCGCCGACGGCGCGCGGTCGAAGCTGCGCGAGCGCGCCGGCATCGCCACCCATGGCTGGGAATACGATCAGTCCGGCATCGTCGTCACCGTCGGCCACGAGCGCGACCATGAGGGCCGCGCCGAGGAGCACTTCCTGCCCGCGGGGCCCTTCGCGATCCTGCCGCTCGCGGGAAAACGCTCCTCGCTGGTATGGACCGAGCGCAGAGCTGAGGCCGCGCGCATCATTGCGTTGAGCGACGAGGAATTTCACGGCGAGCTGGAGCGGCGCTTCGGTCTGCATCTCGGCGAAGTGAAGGCGCTCGACAAGCCGCGCGCGTTTCCGCTGTCCTATTTCGTGGCGCGCTCCTTCATCGCCGAGCGCCTCGCCCTGGTCGGGGATGCCGCGCATGTCATCCACCCGATCGCGGGCCAGGGTCTCAACATGGGGCTGAAGGATGTCGCCGCGCTGGCTGAAGTCGTCGTCGATGCCGCGCGGCTCGGCATGGATCTTGGCGCAGCTGATGTGCTCGAGCGCTACCAGCGCTGGCGCCGCTTCGACACGATGGCAATGGGCGTCGCCACCAACTCGCTGAACTTCCTGTTCTCCAACCAGTCGACGCTGCTGCGCACCGTCCGCGACATCGGCCTCGGTCTCGTCGACCGCGCCCCGCCGCTGAAGAATCTCTTCATCCGCCAGGCCGCCGGACTGACCGGCGAGGTGCCGCGGTTGTTGAAGGGCGAGGCGTTGTAGCTACAAATTCCGCCGTCGTCCCGGACAAGCGAAGCGCAGATCCGGGACCCATACGCCGCAGCAAGAGTTTGGCGAAGACTCGGGGTGACCGGCTCGCGCCACAAGTCTCCCTGTGGTTATGGGTCCCCGCATTCGCGAGGACGACAGTGAGTGTGAGGCGCGGTCATCGCGCGCCACCCAATCCTCAATCGATCTTGCGCGCCTCTTCCGGCAGCATGATCGGGATGCCGTCGCGGATCGGATAGGCGAGCTTGGCGCTGCGCGAGATCAGCTCCTGCCGCGCGGAATCGAATTCCAGCGGACCCTTGGTCAGCGGGCAGACCAAAATCTCCAGCAATTTGGGATCGACGCTGTTTTCGGGACGTTCGGTGGGCGCGTTCATCTTCATCTCCGGCAATCGCCTGCCTCTAGCATAGAAAATCGCGTCAAAATAGGAACCTCAGACGGACACCATCCGCAGGATCTCGTCGAGCAGGCGCTGCAGCCGTGCGGCCGTCACCGGCGTGCCCGACAGGGCAAAGCCGAGGAAAGTCCAGTACAGGATCTGCGCCCGCGCCTGCGCCATCGCCGGCGCGAGTCCCCGCATCGCGAGCAGCGTCTCGATATAGTCGATCCTGCGGCGGTCGATCGCGCGGACCGCGGCCTGCGCGGCCGTATCGAACGCCGCCCAGTTGCGGACCGCGCGCTCGAGATCGAGCCGCGCGCCAAAGCTTCGCCGCAGCAGCGCCGTCAGCGGCTCGCCGCCCCCGGCCTCCACATCGGCGATGATCTGCTCGGCCGCGATCTCGCGCCAGCGCTTCAGGATGGCGGCGTGGAACGCGCCGAGATCGGCGAAATGCCAATAGAAGCTGCCGCGTGAAACCCCCATGGCCTTTGCGAGCGGATCGGCCTTCAGCGCCGTGAAGCCGCTTCCGGCGAGCGTCTTCAGGCCTTGCTTGATCCAGTCGTCGGCGGAGAGTTGCTCGGTCATGGCGGGTTCCGGAAATCCAGCCATACACTAGTGTATTGACAGGCGTCGGGCCAGCGCCTAATCGTCCATACATGATTGTATGGAGGCGTCGATGCGCGATCTCTTGCTCCAATGTGCCGGCGTTGCGGCCATTGCCGTGGCCCTGATCCACGGCGTCCTCGGCGAGACCAAGGTCTTCCCCCGGGCCCGCATCGAGCCGGAGCGGCTTCGCATCCTGATCCGCCTGGTCTGGCAGGTCTCGACCGTCGCCTGGATCGGCGGCGGCGTGCTCCTGATCGCGGCGCCCTGGATGGACTCGGCACCGGCGCGCCACTGGATCGTCCTCACCATGGCCAGTGTGTTCGGCTTGTCCGCTTGCGCCAACGCGTGGGCGACACGCGGCCGGCACTTCGGCTGGATGGCGCTCAGTGCCGTCGTCGCGATGGCTGTTGCCGGCTACTAGCGCTCCGTCGCAAACCGTGAGGCGTAAGGCCGCAGTCGGCCTTCAAATGCGCGCTGCATTCGGACAGCGCTGATCTTTTTCGGATCGTTAGAATAACTCTAAAGCCTCGCACGCGCGTAGCGGATTGACTTCACTCTCTCCATCCCATCCTTCACTCTCCGTCGCGCAAGATGTCGCGCCAAGGACAGAAGAGGAGATGCTCGTGAAGGTGATGCGTGTTGTTGCCATTGCACTGACGATCGGAATGGGCACGGGATCTGCGGCGATGGCCGACGGTTTCAAGGACTGCACCAAGCTCGACAAGGCGTCGTGGAAGCCGGCCAGCGAAGCCGAAGCCAAGGCCAAGGCACTCGGCTACGAGGTGCGGCGCTCCAAGATCGAAGGCTCGTGCTACGAGGTCTACGGCGTCAAGGAAGGCAAGCTCTACGAGCTGTTCTACAGCCCCGAAGATCTCAGCCTGAAGCACACGATCGCCAAGTAACCATCGCCACGTAACGACTGCCAGGCAGGCAGGAATTGAGGGTGGTCCTCGCTTGATCGACGAAGCGGCGCCAGGAACATGCGGGGTGTCCGACGGGACCCCCGCGGATCGAACCGCTTCGCGGACGGTCACGGTCTGGGACCTCCCTCTGCGCCTCTGGCACTGGGCTCTCGCTGCCAGCGTTCTGGCGGCGTGGTTCACGCCGACGGTCCATGACAGCGTTCATCGCATCGTCGGCTACACCGTGCTCGCTCTTCTGGCCTTCCGTCTGGTCTGGGGCGTCTGGGGAAGCCGCTATTCGCGCTTCCGTATGGTCGGCGTCAGGCTTCGTGCCGCGCCGCGTTATCTCTGGAATCTGCGCCGCGGCATGACCGGCCGCTATATCGGGCTCAATCCCGCCGGCACCTTGATGCTGGTGGCACTGCTGCTATCTCTCGCCGTCTCGGCGATATCGGGCGCATTGTCGGTGACCGTTACCTTCTTCGGCGTGTGGTGGATCGAGGACACCCACGCCTATGCGTCCGATGCGGTCATGGTGCTGGTCGTGCTGCACGTCGTTGGCGTCGTGCTGATGGGGTTGCTCCAGCGCGAGAACCTGATCCGCGCGATGTTCACCGGCCGCAAGCGCATCCGCGGTCATTCTCAGGGCGCTTAAGGCGACACGCTCTCCTCGTCATGCCCGGGACAAGCCCGGCCATGACGACGTTCGTGACGTGACGACCGTCGCCCCTCACTGCAACGGCGGATCGCCGCTGGTGCGCTTCTTGGCGAGGTCCATCTCGGTCACAGCGATCAGGATCTCGGCGCGGGTCTTCAGATCCATCGCCTCCAGCATGGCCTGCTTTTCCGCGGGACCATAGGGCGACATCATCGCCAGCGCGTTGACGAGCGCCTCGTTGGGCGCGCTCTCGACGCCCTCCCAGTCGACCTTGAGATTGTTGGCTTTCAGGAAGTCCGCCAGTACCGTCAGCAACGCCTCGCGATCAACCTCGTCCTCGCCCTTGCGCGCGGTGAAGTCGTCGATGAAGGTGAAGAAATCCACCTTGCACTGCCGGTAGGCGGTCAGCACCTCGAGCTCCTCGACCACCCTGAAGCGCGAGACGCCGGTCAGCTCGAGGATGTAGCGGCCATCGCCGGATTCGGCGAGCTGGGTGATGCGACCGACGCAGCCGACGCGGAACAGTGCCGGCTTGTCGGAGTTCTTCGGCGAATGCGCTGCGTCGGGCTGGATCATGCCGATCAGCCGATGGCCGTCGCGGAAGCAATCGTCGACCATTGAAAGGTAGCGCGGTTCGAAGATATTGAGCGGCATCTGGCCGCGCGGCAGCAGCAGCGCACCGGGCAGCGGAAATACCGGGATGATCTCCGGAAGGTCGGCGGGCCCGCGATATTCGATGTTGATCGGCATCTGGTGCGCGGTCCCCGGTTGACGTGATCAGCCCCTGCTATAGCGAGATACGGAAAACTCCGCAGCGGTTTCCCGAAAAGATCGTGCTCGAGCCGACGCGTTATGAAAACAGGATAATCGACAAGCGCTTGCGTCCCTCGACGGTTGCATCATCCGTGCCGCCCCAGGCCTCGAAGAACTGCACGAGCTGCTTGCGGGCGCCGTCGTCGTTCCATTTGCGGTCGCGCTTGATGATCGCGAGCAGCTGCTCGGTGGCCGCCGCCCGGTTACCTTGTGCGTTCAGCGCGGTCGCAAGGTCGAATCGTGCCTGATGATCGAGCGGGTCTGCGGCGACTTTCTGTTCCAGCTCGGCCACGGGTCCCAGCTGCTCCGCCTGCTCGGCAAGATCGATCGCGGTCTGCACGGCTTTCACGGCG includes:
- a CDS encoding DUF4339 domain-containing protein, translating into MASWFYASEGKQQGPYPEGQFRDLVAQGIVRPDTLVWSEGMAGWQKAAEIPGLIGGGGAPPMVPAGGPPMMGGGGYAGGGSAGSLSVDFGILDFTWRTLVFVIGSCFIIPVPWLFVWYTKWIVACVKVPGRPNLSFTGNAMAIVPWFFGFIVLAIVVGYTGIQILSTALYIVQIVLYWMLLKWMVANIASNGQPLGLSFTGSILGYIGWNLLLAISFITIIGWAWVAAAQLRWMYRNIQGTRREIIFRGSGLGILWRGIVAAILCSLIIPIPWVYRWIMNWFASQTELTPRGLL
- a CDS encoding LON peptidase substrate-binding domain-containing protein, with the protein product MPINIEYRGPADLPEIIPVFPLPGALLLPRGQMPLNIFEPRYLSMVDDCFRDGHRLIGMIQPDAAHSPKNSDKPALFRVGCVGRITQLAESGDGRYILELTGVSRFRVVEELEVLTAYRQCKVDFFTFIDDFTARKGEDEVDREALLTVLADFLKANNLKVDWEGVESAPNEALVNALAMMSPYGPAEKQAMLEAMDLKTRAEILIAVTEMDLAKKRTSGDPPLQ
- a CDS encoding PepSY domain-containing protein; this translates as MKVMRVVAIALTIGMGTGSAAMADGFKDCTKLDKASWKPASEAEAKAKALGYEVRRSKIEGSCYEVYGVKEGKLYELFYSPEDLSLKHTIAK
- a CDS encoding cytochrome b/b6 domain-containing protein; protein product: MIDEAAPGTCGVSDGTPADRTASRTVTVWDLPLRLWHWALAASVLAAWFTPTVHDSVHRIVGYTVLALLAFRLVWGVWGSRYSRFRMVGVRLRAAPRYLWNLRRGMTGRYIGLNPAGTLMLVALLLSLAVSAISGALSVTVTFFGVWWIEDTHAYASDAVMVLVVLHVVGVVLMGLLQRENLIRAMFTGRKRIRGHSQGA
- a CDS encoding TetR/AcrR family transcriptional regulator; amino-acid sequence: MTEQLSADDWIKQGLKTLAGSGFTALKADPLAKAMGVSRGSFYWHFADLGAFHAAILKRWREIAAEQIIADVEAGGGEPLTALLRRSFGARLDLERAVRNWAAFDTAAQAAVRAIDRRRIDYIETLLAMRGLAPAMAQARAQILYWTFLGFALSGTPVTAARLQRLLDEILRMVSV
- a CDS encoding ubiquinone biosynthesis hydroxylase — encoded protein: MSVQGSIVIGGGAFAGLALALALRQGLGPEIPVIVADPALGTRPSRDQRATAIVAACRRLFEAIGVWDDVRGEAQPILDMVVTDSKLEDATRPVFLNFAGDVAPGESFAHMVENRRLIDALVARAEAEGIDLRATIVSSYDARSDGIDVTLGDGSVIAASLLVAADGARSKLRERAGIATHGWEYDQSGIVVTVGHERDHEGRAEEHFLPAGPFAILPLAGKRSSLVWTERRAEAARIIALSDEEFHGELERRFGLHLGEVKALDKPRAFPLSYFVARSFIAERLALVGDAAHVIHPIAGQGLNMGLKDVAALAEVVVDAARLGMDLGAADVLERYQRWRRFDTMAMGVATNSLNFLFSNQSTLLRTVRDIGLGLVDRAPPLKNLFIRQAAGLTGEVPRLLKGEAL
- a CDS encoding Trm112 family protein; this encodes MNAPTERPENSVDPKLLEILVCPLTKGPLEFDSARQELISRSAKLAYPIRDGIPIMLPEEARKID
- the tesB gene encoding acyl-CoA thioesterase II, which translates into the protein MSKSLIDLISILDLEQLEVNLFRGNSPKTSWQRVFGGQVIGQAMVAACRTVEGRLPHSLHCYFILPGDPQIPIIYQVERLRDGKSYSTRRVTAIQHGNAIFSIMVSFHTDEESAFDHQDKMPEVPPPEKLTAEEVAKQPMFKEMPEFIRRYYESDRPIELRPVELSRYFGEKIEDGRIHVWIRTAAKLPDDPALHMCALAYASDFSLLDAIMARYGRTLFDKRMMPASLDHAMWFHRPFRADEWLLYAQDSPSAQSGRGLTRGSIFKPDGTLVASVAQEGSVRERRS